The proteins below are encoded in one region of Opisthocomus hoazin isolate bOpiHoa1 chromosome 26, bOpiHoa1.hap1, whole genome shotgun sequence:
- the CASC3 gene encoding protein CASC3: MADRRRQRASQDSEDDSDSAASDSAGSVASAARSRSASGSASRSGSPRPPHRPPRGAAGALSAGPRGRGAESAAGGAAKSAPESECESEDGIEGDAVLSDYESAEDSEAEEEDYSEEESAKVELKQDSNDSCESAAKAEKGDEKPDSKGAVTGERQSGDGQESTEPVENKVGKKVPKHLDDDEDRKNPAYIPRKGLFFEHDLRGQTQEEEVRPKGRQRKLWKDEGRWEHDKFREDEQAPKTRQELIALYGYDIRSAHNPDDIKPRRMRKPRFGSPPQRDPNWSNERPSKPPRHQGADSTSAPPRTFTSRSSAGTGRMPPPRNYPRMGGYKETRPSYRASEAGVQHLSRNGEQEKQESNHRAKRAEQTPPRDNSPEMEAAHGHGSPVKEEVALENQATAADAAQPPPDRPIEKKSYSRARRTRIKAGDAGKLADEVPASEGLPPVPPKPVQAETSPPPAKSSNWESPVESSLDGLEQEMTQMNLAEQNWTPGQSQFIPPRELRGIPNHMHVGTGPPPQFNRMEEMAVQGGRVKRYSSQRQRPPVPEPGPPMHISIMEGHYYDPLQFQGPIYTHSENPAPLPPQGMIVQPEMHLPHPGLHPHQTPAPMANPGLYPPPVSMPPSQPPPQQLLAPTYFSPPGVMNFGNPGYPYPPGALPPPPPPHLYSNTQAQSQVYGGVTYYNTVQQQVQPKPSPPRRTSQPVTIKPPPPEDSKAEKAKERSNM, encoded by the exons ATGGCGGaccggcggcggcagcgcgcctCGCAGGACAGCGAGGACGACTCCGACTCGGCCGCCTCCGACAGCGCCGGCTCCGTCGCCAgcgccgcccgctcccgctcGGCCTCCGGCTCCGCTTCCCGCTCCGGTTCGCCTCGGCCGCCGCAccgcccgccgcggggagccGCCGGGGCCCTCAGCGctgggccgcggggccgcggggccgagAGCGCGGCCGGGGGGGCGGCCAAGAGCGCGCCCGAGTCCGAGTgt GAAAGCGAGGATGGCATCGAAGGAGACG CCGTACTCTCCGATTACGAAAGCGCAGAAGACTCGGAG gcagaggaagaggattACAGCGAGGAGGAAAGTGCCAAAGTGGAGCTGAAGCAGGATAGTAACGACTCCTGTGAGTCCGCggcaaaagcagagaaaggagatgaGAAACCTGACTCCAAAGGGGCTGTAACTGGTGAGAGGCAGAGCGGGGACGGGCAG GAGAGCACTGAACCCGTTGAGAATAAAGTTGGGAAGAAAGTTCCCAAGCACCTGGACGACGACGAGGATCGGAAGAACCCGGCTTACATCCCGCGCAAAGGGCTCTTCTTTGAGCATGACCTCCGAGGGCAGacgcaggaggaggaggtcag GCCGAAGGGTCGTCAGCGGAAGCTGTGGAAGGACGAGGGCCGCTGGGAGCACGACAAATTCCGGGAGGACGAGCAGGCCCCCAAGACCAGGCAGGAGCTGATCGCGCTCTATGGCTACGACATCAGGTCAGCTCACAACCCCGATGACATCAAGCCGAGGAGGATGCGCAAACCAAG GTTTGGGAGTCCTCCTCAGCGAGACCCAAACTGGTCCAACGAGAGGCCGAGTAAGCCCCCAAGGCACCAAGGTGCAGACAGCACTTCGGCTCCCCCACGAACCTTCACCAGCAGGAGCTCCGCAGGTACGGGGAGGATGCCCCCGCCGAGGAACTACCCGAGGATGGGGGGCTACAAGGAGACCCGTCCAAGCTACCGAGCTTCGGAAGCAGGCGTCCAGCATCTGTCTCGAAACGGCGAGCAAGAGAAACAGGAGAGCAACCATCGAGCGAAGCGTGCGGAGCAGACGCCACCGAGAGACAACTCGCCCGAGATGGAAGCGGCGCACGGCCACGGCAGCCCGGTGAAGGAGGAGGTTGCTCTGGAGAACCAAGCCACGGCCGCTGATGCTGCGCAGCCACCGCCAGACAGACCAATTGAAAAGAAGTCTTATTCCCGGGCCAGAAGGACCAGAATCAAAGCTGGGGATGCGGGGAAGCTGGCAGACGAAGTGCCCGCTTCGGAAGGgctgcctcctgtgcctccaAAACCTGTGCAAGCCGAGACGTCCCCCCCGCCAGCCAAGAGCAGCAACTGGGAGTCGCCAGTCGAATCCAGCTTGGATGGACTCGAGCAGGAGATGACCCAAATGAATCTCGCCGAGCAGAACTGGACCCCGGGGCAGTCGCAGTTCATACCGCCCCGGGAGCTGAGGG GTATTCCTAACCATATGCACGTGGGAACTGGGCCGCCGCCGCAGTTCAACAGGATGGAGGAAATG GCGGTGCAGGGGGGCCGCGTGAAACGCTACTCGTCGCAGCGGCAGAGACCGCCGGTGCCGGAGCCTGGCCCCCCCATGCACATCAGCATCATGGAAGGGCACTACTACGACCCAC TACAATTCCAGGGACCAATCTACACGCACAGTGAGaacccggccccgctgccgccccaaGGGATGATCGTGCAGCCAGAAATGCACCTCCCTCATCCAG GTTTACACCCCCACCAGACGCCGGCCCCCATGGCAAACCCTGGCCTGTACCCGCCGCCGGTCTCCatgccccccagccagcccccgccGCAGCAGCTGCTCGCGCCGACTTACTTCTCCCCTCCTGGAGTCATGAATTTCGGGAACCCTGGCTACCCCTACCCCCCGGGAGCgctcccccctccgccccctccTCACCTCTATTCCAACACGCAG GCCCAGTCCCAGGTGTACGGAGGGGTCACGTACTACAACACTGTCCAGCAGCAAGTGCAGCCCAAGCCTTCCCCGCCTCGGAGGACGTCCCAGCCTGTGACTATCAAGCCGCCACCTCCGGAG GACAGCAAAGCTGAGAAGGCGAAGGAGAGGAGCAACATGTAG